Proteins encoded by one window of Mesorhizobium sp. INR15:
- a CDS encoding XdhC family protein encodes MDNSVYLDEARDPLIIAEGWMKDGKDVAIATVVETWGSAPRPVGSHLVIDAEGNFHGSVSGGCVEGAVVTEAIDVIDSGKAKMLEFGVADETAWQVGLSCGGRIKVYVERLG; translated from the coding sequence ATGGACAACAGCGTCTACCTTGATGAGGCCCGCGATCCTCTGATCATCGCGGAAGGCTGGATGAAGGACGGCAAGGATGTCGCCATCGCTACCGTTGTCGAGACCTGGGGCTCGGCACCACGTCCGGTTGGCAGCCATCTGGTCATCGATGCCGAAGGCAATTTCCATGGCTCGGTCTCCGGCGGTTGCGTCGAAGGCGCTGTCGTGACCGAGGCCATCGACGTGATCGACAGCGGCAAGGCGAAGATGCTGGAATTCGGCGTCGCCGATGAGACAGCTTGGCAGGTCGGGCTGTCCTGCGGCGGCCGCATCAAGGTCTATGTCGAGAGACTGGGTTAG
- a CDS encoding XdhC family protein, with protein MDPYALKTLNAERRARRAAILVTDLGDGRDRIVREGDQVAGDLGAAIGKAFRTGNSGVVEAEGRTFFLNAHLPQPRLVVIGAVHISQALAPMAKISGYPVEIIDPRTAFATPDRFPDVALQAEWPEDVLKRQPLDSYTALAAVTHDPKVDDFALKAALDANCFYVGALGSRKTHAKRIERLLALGATADQIARIHAPIGLDIGAASPAEIAVAVLAQVIHAFRSRGLESKGVAA; from the coding sequence ATGGACCCCTATGCCCTGAAAACCCTCAATGCCGAACGCCGCGCCCGCCGCGCGGCGATCCTGGTCACGGATCTTGGCGACGGGCGTGATCGCATCGTCCGCGAAGGTGATCAGGTCGCGGGCGATCTTGGCGCCGCGATCGGCAAGGCGTTCCGCACTGGCAATTCGGGGGTGGTCGAAGCCGAGGGCCGCACTTTCTTTCTCAACGCGCATCTGCCGCAGCCGCGCCTGGTGGTGATCGGCGCCGTGCATATCAGCCAGGCGCTGGCGCCGATGGCGAAGATATCAGGCTACCCCGTGGAAATTATTGACCCGCGCACGGCCTTTGCCACACCGGACCGTTTTCCTGATGTCGCGCTGCAGGCCGAATGGCCCGAGGATGTGTTGAAGCGCCAACCACTCGACAGCTATACCGCACTCGCCGCCGTCACCCATGATCCGAAGGTCGATGACTTCGCACTGAAGGCTGCGCTTGACGCGAACTGTTTTTATGTCGGCGCGCTCGGAAGCCGCAAGACGCACGCCAAGCGCATCGAACGGCTGCTGGCCCTGGGCGCGACCGCGGACCAGATCGCCCGCATCCATGCACCCATCGGCCTCGACATCGGCGCTGCGAGCCCAGCCGAGATTGCCGTCGCCGTGCTGGCGCAGGTCATCCACGCCTTTCGCTCGCGCGGCTTGGAATCAAAAGGCGTAGCGGCGTGA
- a CDS encoding flavin reductase, producing MLKKNDIGPQAYRDAMSHFAGHVHVVTTDGPAGKRGATVIAACSVSDTPPTILVCLNRENPKNEPFVKNGRFALNTLASHQEPLSIGFSGVTGLPVEERFALGEWDVISTGAPTLKGALAVFDCELIDTKDLATHRVLFGKVTGLRMGDNLRPLIYHARGYHILESGAEASTEKE from the coding sequence GTGCTGAAGAAGAACGACATTGGGCCGCAGGCCTATCGCGACGCGATGAGCCATTTTGCCGGCCACGTCCACGTGGTCACCACCGACGGCCCGGCCGGCAAGCGGGGCGCGACGGTGATTGCCGCCTGTTCGGTATCGGATACGCCGCCGACCATTCTGGTTTGCCTGAACCGCGAAAATCCCAAGAACGAGCCGTTCGTGAAAAACGGCAGATTCGCCTTGAACACCCTGGCTTCGCACCAGGAGCCTTTGTCGATCGGCTTTTCCGGCGTCACCGGCCTGCCGGTTGAGGAGCGCTTCGCGCTTGGCGAGTGGGATGTCATCTCGACCGGCGCGCCGACGCTGAAAGGCGCGCTCGCGGTGTTCGACTGCGAACTGATCGACACCAAGGATCTGGCCACGCATCGTGTGCTTTTTGGCAAGGTGACAGGCCTGCGGATGGGCGATAATTTGCGGCCGTTGATCTACCACGCCCGCGGCTACCACATTCTGGAAAGCGGGGCCGAGGCGTCCACGGAGAAGGAATGA
- a CDS encoding MoxR family ATPase, which produces MSELKPRAAPRTIDETLDLLTGADYVADRSLATVLFLSLRMKRPLFLEGEAGVGKTEIAKVLARALGRRLIRLQCYEGLDVSSAVYEWNYAAQMIEIRMEEAAGKVDRSDMERNVFSEKYLIRRPVLDALTGKTGAAPVFLIDELDRTDEAFEAFLLEILSDFQVTVPELGTIKAEEPPIVIITTNRTREIHDALKRRCLYHWVDYPNAERELEIVRRKVPQANQRLSAEVVSFIQKLRQIELFKVPGVAETIDWAGALTELDKVALDPETVSDTIGVLLKYQDDIARIEQGEGRRILNEVKAELSAAE; this is translated from the coding sequence ATGAGCGAGCTGAAACCGCGAGCCGCACCGCGGACGATCGACGAGACGCTCGATCTCCTGACCGGCGCGGACTACGTGGCGGACCGGTCGCTGGCGACCGTGCTGTTCCTGTCGCTGCGCATGAAGCGGCCGCTGTTCCTCGAAGGCGAGGCGGGTGTCGGCAAGACCGAAATCGCCAAGGTTCTAGCGCGGGCGCTCGGCCGCCGGCTCATCCGCCTGCAATGCTACGAAGGGCTCGACGTTTCCTCCGCCGTCTACGAGTGGAACTATGCCGCCCAGATGATCGAAATCCGCATGGAGGAGGCGGCTGGCAAGGTCGATCGTTCCGACATGGAGCGCAATGTCTTTTCCGAAAAATACCTCATCCGCCGCCCGGTGCTTGATGCGCTGACCGGCAAGACCGGAGCGGCGCCTGTCTTCCTGATCGACGAGCTTGACCGCACCGATGAGGCGTTCGAGGCCTTCCTGCTGGAGATATTGTCAGACTTCCAGGTGACGGTGCCCGAACTCGGTACCATCAAGGCGGAAGAGCCGCCGATCGTTATCATCACCACCAACCGCACCCGCGAAATCCACGACGCGCTGAAACGGCGCTGCCTCTATCACTGGGTCGATTATCCCAATGCCGAACGCGAGTTGGAGATCGTGCGCCGCAAGGTGCCGCAGGCCAACCAGCGGCTTTCGGCGGAAGTGGTTTCGTTTATCCAGAAATTGCGTCAGATCGAACTGTTCAAGGTGCCGGGTGTCGCCGAGACCATCGACTGGGCCGGCGCGCTGACTGAACTCGACAAGGTGGCGCTCGATCCCGAAACCGTGTCCGACACGATCGGCGTGCTTTTGAAATACCAGGACGATATTGCCCGCATCGAACAAGGCGAAGGCCGGCGCATCCTCAATGAGGTGAAGGCCGAGCTTTCGGCGGCGGAGTAG
- a CDS encoding cysteine desulfurase-like protein, whose product MSFEIEAVRAKFPALSLADKGRRRIYLDNPAGTQVPQMVADAVSRSLLTTNANLGGYFETTIAAQAVVDEAHLAMADFLGASGPEEIIIGANMTTMTYHMSRTLGRGMQPGDEIILTRMDHEGNVSPWLQLAEDLGLVVRWLPFDEQSWQVEETALAALLNEKTRLVALNYASNLTGSINRVKALTRIAKDAGALVYVDAVQFAPHGLVDVQDLGCDFLICSAYKFFGPHMGILWGRRDVIETLEPYKCRCSSNGLPERFELGTPQIELMAGLTAAVAYFAELGAAAGEGGSRRRKIAKAFEVSIAYENALAQQLIDGLSDISALTIRGITDPARVGERVPTVSFTVEGIVPDSIVRQMNAENIFLWSGHNYAWEIVQQLGIPPEHGVVRIGIAHYNTAAEIDETLESVHRVIAMLRQERS is encoded by the coding sequence ATGTCATTCGAGATCGAGGCCGTGCGGGCCAAATTCCCGGCGCTTTCCCTGGCCGACAAGGGCCGGCGCCGCATCTATCTCGACAATCCCGCTGGCACGCAGGTGCCGCAAATGGTGGCCGACGCGGTTTCGCGCTCCCTGCTCACAACCAACGCCAATCTCGGCGGCTACTTCGAGACCACGATTGCCGCGCAGGCGGTCGTCGACGAAGCGCATCTGGCGATGGCCGATTTCCTCGGAGCGAGCGGCCCTGAGGAGATCATCATCGGCGCCAACATGACGACGATGACCTATCACATGTCGCGCACGCTCGGCCGCGGGATGCAGCCCGGCGACGAGATCATCCTCACCCGCATGGACCACGAGGGCAATGTATCGCCCTGGTTGCAATTGGCTGAGGACCTTGGCCTTGTGGTGCGCTGGCTGCCTTTCGACGAGCAGAGCTGGCAGGTCGAGGAGACAGCGCTGGCGGCACTTCTCAACGAGAAGACGCGGCTCGTGGCGCTGAATTATGCAAGCAACCTGACTGGCTCGATCAACCGCGTGAAGGCACTGACGCGTATCGCCAAGGACGCAGGTGCGCTGGTCTATGTCGACGCCGTGCAATTCGCGCCGCATGGCCTCGTCGATGTGCAGGACCTCGGCTGCGATTTCCTGATCTGCTCGGCCTATAAATTCTTCGGGCCGCATATGGGCATCTTGTGGGGGCGGCGCGATGTTATCGAGACGCTGGAGCCGTACAAGTGCCGGTGTTCCTCCAACGGGTTGCCGGAACGCTTCGAACTCGGCACGCCGCAGATCGAACTGATGGCCGGCCTGACGGCTGCTGTCGCCTATTTCGCGGAGCTGGGCGCGGCGGCCGGCGAGGGCGGTTCGCGGCGCCGGAAGATAGCCAAGGCGTTTGAGGTTTCCATTGCCTATGAGAATGCGCTGGCACAGCAATTGATCGACGGCCTGTCGGATATTTCGGCCCTGACCATTCGCGGCATCACCGATCCGGCGCGGGTGGGCGAGCGCGTGCCGACCGTCTCCTTCACGGTTGAGGGCATCGTGCCAGACTCGATCGTGCGGCAGATGAATGCTGAAAACATCTTCCTGTGGTCAGGCCACAACTACGCCTGGGAGATCGTCCAGCAACTCGGGATTCCCCCTGAGCACGGCGTCGTGCGCATCGGCATTGCCCACTACAACACGGCGGCCGAGATCGATGAGACACTGGAAAGCGTGCATCGGGTCATCGCCATGCTGCGGCAGGAGCGTTCCTGA
- a CDS encoding aldo/keto reductase, translating to MHKRRLGRTDLLVSQICLGSMTWGQQNTEAEGHAQMDLAFSRGVNFIDTAELYPIPPKAETQGRTEKIIGSWMKAKGNRDKVILASKVVGRTANTWFRGDRPSQLVRADIFDAIDKSLTKLGTDYLDLYQIHWPERDIPWGSNPTRVGTTARRADSVGAPTDETPIAETLAVFDELVKAGKIRHLGLSNENSWGVMRFLAEAEKGGGPRVVSLQNAYNLVNRTFEVNLAEVCDREQVSLLPYSPLAQGYLTGKYDHGARPQGSRSQLFNRGQRYETPNAAEALLAYNELARSFGLEPALFANAYVSSRPFVTSNIIGATTIGQLEMALDSVDVYWTEEMQKAVDAIHQRVGNPCP from the coding sequence ATGCACAAACGCCGTCTCGGTCGGACCGACCTTCTTGTTTCCCAGATCTGCCTCGGTTCGATGACCTGGGGCCAGCAGAACACCGAGGCCGAAGGCCATGCGCAGATGGATCTGGCCTTTTCGCGAGGCGTGAATTTCATCGACACCGCAGAGCTTTATCCGATCCCGCCCAAGGCAGAGACCCAGGGCCGCACCGAGAAGATCATCGGCAGCTGGATGAAGGCAAAAGGCAACCGCGACAAGGTGATCCTCGCCTCGAAAGTGGTTGGCCGCACCGCCAACACCTGGTTTCGGGGCGACCGTCCGTCGCAGCTGGTGCGCGCCGACATTTTCGACGCCATCGACAAGTCGCTGACCAAGCTCGGCACGGACTATCTCGACCTCTACCAGATCCATTGGCCGGAACGGGACATTCCCTGGGGCTCCAATCCGACCCGCGTCGGCACGACGGCCCGGCGCGCCGATTCCGTCGGGGCGCCAACGGATGAAACGCCGATCGCCGAGACGCTTGCGGTGTTCGACGAGTTGGTGAAGGCGGGCAAGATCCGCCATCTCGGCCTGTCGAACGAGAACTCCTGGGGTGTGATGCGGTTTCTAGCCGAAGCCGAAAAGGGCGGGGGACCACGCGTGGTTTCGCTGCAGAACGCCTATAATCTCGTCAACCGCACCTTCGAGGTGAACCTCGCCGAGGTCTGCGATCGCGAACAGGTGTCGCTGCTGCCCTATTCGCCCCTGGCGCAGGGCTACCTCACCGGCAAATACGACCACGGCGCGCGGCCGCAGGGGTCCCGCTCGCAGCTCTTCAACCGTGGCCAGCGTTACGAGACGCCCAATGCAGCCGAAGCGCTGCTTGCCTATAACGAATTGGCGCGCTCGTTTGGTCTGGAGCCAGCCTTGTTCGCCAACGCCTATGTCTCCAGCCGCCCCTTTGTCACCTCGAACATCATTGGCGCGACGACCATCGGGCAGCTCGAAATGGCGCTTGATTCTGTTGATGTCTACTGGACTGAAGAGATGCAGAAGGCGGTCGACGCGATCCACCAGCGGGTCGGCAATCCTTGCCCATAA
- a CDS encoding DUF1176 domain-containing protein: MRRALFAAAAFFSLATTGQAVLAAEDTPEAPYVDDRSSADAVVRSLYSAINRHEFARAWDYFGDTKPAKDFDSFVKGYDGTNKVEVETGAVSDEGAAGSTFYSVPVAIKATDKDGGEKVFAGCYTLRQVNAQIQAPPFNPIHIEKGALKPSTDDFEKAVPPSCGDGPPPPKKDTALEQAKKAFLATYGGQCDKQFLADEPEVFSIHYKDKNAAAGDPDKETRLFHFSCSAAAYNESSIYYMTDDVDGVRQLQFAEPETDIRYENNDSDGKLLSVTVIGFRTTGWAVNSDYDQDAHTITTFNKWRGVGDASDSGTYLFRNGDFSLVQYDVDASYDGEENPQTIVDYNTAP, translated from the coding sequence ATGAGACGTGCTCTTTTCGCAGCGGCTGCTTTCTTCTCCCTTGCCACGACAGGCCAGGCGGTACTCGCCGCCGAGGATACACCGGAGGCCCCTTATGTCGACGACAGGTCGAGCGCAGACGCTGTCGTCCGCTCACTTTACAGCGCCATCAACAGGCATGAATTCGCCCGCGCCTGGGACTATTTCGGCGACACCAAGCCGGCTAAGGATTTTGACAGTTTCGTCAAGGGTTATGACGGCACGAACAAGGTCGAAGTCGAAACCGGCGCCGTTTCCGATGAAGGTGCGGCCGGCAGCACTTTCTACAGCGTTCCCGTCGCCATCAAGGCGACAGACAAGGACGGTGGCGAAAAAGTCTTCGCCGGCTGCTACACGCTGCGCCAGGTCAATGCCCAGATTCAGGCACCACCCTTTAATCCGATCCACATCGAAAAGGGTGCGCTGAAACCTTCCACCGACGATTTCGAAAAGGCCGTGCCGCCAAGCTGCGGCGACGGGCCACCGCCGCCGAAGAAGGACACGGCACTGGAGCAGGCCAAGAAGGCCTTCCTGGCGACCTATGGCGGCCAATGCGACAAGCAATTCCTGGCCGATGAGCCCGAGGTCTTTTCAATTCACTACAAGGACAAGAATGCGGCTGCCGGCGATCCCGACAAGGAGACACGCCTGTTTCATTTCTCCTGCTCGGCCGCTGCCTATAACGAGAGCTCGATCTACTACATGACCGATGACGTGGACGGAGTACGGCAGTTGCAATTCGCTGAGCCGGAGACCGACATCCGCTACGAAAACAACGACAGCGACGGCAAACTGTTGAGTGTGACGGTGATCGGCTTCCGTACGACGGGCTGGGCCGTCAATTCCGACTATGATCAGGATGCCCACACGATCACAACGTTCAACAAGTGGCGCGGCGTCGGCGATGCCTCGGACTCCGGCACCTATCTGTTCCGCAACGGCGATTTCTCGCTGGTCCAGTACGACGTCGATGCATCCTATGATGGCGAGGAAAACCCGCAGACAATCGTCGATTACAACACAGCACCCTGA
- a CDS encoding VWA domain-containing protein, whose amino-acid sequence MKAPSPEPREARPDGRIADNIVYFARALRKSGMRVGPASVKDAIEAVLAAGIGSRDDFYWTLHAVLVSRHEDHPTFDEAFRLFWKSRELIEKMLAMFSPVAPDNREKQKPRAAENRVSQAMFEGHQKNQPVQEIPEIEVDARFTFSGNEVLRGKDFAQMNAAEMAEAQKAIARLRLPFDMVRTRRFKADAHGRRIDPRAMMRMAARTGGELILPRFRSPREVHPPLVVLADISGSMSQYTRIFLHFLHALTEKRRHVHTFVFGTRLTNLTRQMRHRDPDAALADCSAAVKDWSGGTRIGDTLAEFNLVWSRRVLGQGAVVLLITDGLERDDVGGLSEEMERLHKSCRRLIWLNPLLRFDGFEARARGVKAMLPHVDEFRSVHNLDALADLCASLDKKPAHAVDPRRWMEAGARRAA is encoded by the coding sequence ATGAAAGCGCCGAGCCCCGAACCCAGGGAAGCCAGGCCGGACGGACGCATCGCCGACAACATCGTCTATTTCGCCCGTGCATTGCGAAAATCCGGCATGCGGGTCGGGCCGGCCTCGGTCAAGGATGCCATCGAGGCAGTTCTTGCCGCCGGCATAGGGTCCCGCGACGACTTTTACTGGACCTTGCATGCCGTGCTCGTGTCACGTCACGAGGATCATCCGACATTCGACGAAGCCTTCCGGCTGTTCTGGAAATCGCGTGAGTTGATCGAAAAGATGCTGGCGATGTTTTCGCCAGTGGCCCCCGACAACAGGGAGAAGCAGAAGCCCCGCGCCGCCGAAAACCGTGTCAGCCAGGCGATGTTCGAGGGCCATCAAAAGAACCAGCCGGTTCAGGAGATACCCGAGATCGAAGTCGACGCCCGCTTCACCTTCTCCGGCAACGAGGTGCTGCGCGGCAAGGATTTTGCCCAGATGAATGCCGCCGAGATGGCCGAGGCCCAGAAGGCGATTGCCCGGTTGCGGCTGCCCTTCGATATGGTTCGCACGCGCCGCTTCAAGGCGGATGCGCATGGCCGCCGCATTGATCCTCGCGCCATGATGCGCATGGCCGCGCGCACTGGCGGCGAACTGATTCTGCCGAGGTTCCGTTCGCCGCGCGAGGTCCATCCGCCGCTGGTCGTGCTGGCCGACATTTCCGGCTCGATGAGCCAGTACACGCGCATTTTCCTGCACTTCCTGCATGCACTTACCGAGAAGCGCCGTCATGTGCATACGTTCGTCTTCGGCACGCGGCTGACCAATCTGACGCGGCAGATGCGCCACCGCGATCCCGATGCCGCACTTGCCGACTGTTCGGCGGCGGTGAAGGACTGGTCGGGCGGTACCCGCATCGGCGACACGCTGGCCGAATTCAATCTTGTATGGTCGCGTCGCGTGCTGGGTCAGGGCGCGGTGGTGCTTTTGATTACCGACGGGCTCGAGCGCGATGATGTCGGCGGCCTGTCCGAGGAGATGGAGCGTCTGCACAAATCCTGCCGCCGGCTGATATGGCTGAACCCCTTGCTGCGTTTCGACGGCTTTGAGGCGCGCGCCCGGGGCGTCAAGGCAATGCTGCCGCATGTCGACGAATTCCGCTCGGTGCACAATCTCGATGCGCTTGCCGATCTCTGCGCGTCGCTCGACAAGAAGCCGGCACACGCGGTCGACCCCAGGCGATGGATGGAAGCTGGTGCCAGGCGTGCTGCATAA
- a CDS encoding S9 family peptidase, which yields MISRIHYPFAVLPTLLSTALLLLLAGGIACADALSLKPFKDDLFAYPATLSSGNNGAYTVIDYQELRDINARDEVPERRVHAQYTDTSVRKVQQDLLLKTDAGDVRHIAVGSTTGAGIIVLYLHGQGGSRKQGVDDFTFGGNFNRIKNLMAGNNGLYLSPDFPDFGDKGTAQVAALIDHYAEQSPGAKIFVACGSMGGALCWKLASSTDTGARISGLLLLGSLWDESFFSSPAFKRHVPVFFGQGSKDPVFAVEKQEAFFRSIVAKSKTYPTRFVRFETGTHGTPIRMTDWRGTLNWMLSKAP from the coding sequence ATGATTTCCAGAATTCACTACCCGTTCGCGGTGTTGCCGACCCTGCTTTCCACGGCCCTGCTGCTTCTGCTGGCTGGTGGCATCGCCTGTGCCGATGCGCTCTCGCTCAAACCGTTCAAAGACGATCTCTTTGCCTATCCGGCAACTCTATCGTCCGGCAACAATGGCGCCTACACGGTCATCGACTATCAGGAGCTGCGCGACATCAATGCCCGTGACGAGGTGCCTGAGCGCCGCGTGCATGCCCAGTATACTGATACCAGCGTGCGCAAGGTGCAGCAGGACCTGCTGCTGAAAACCGATGCCGGAGACGTCAGGCATATTGCGGTCGGCAGCACGACAGGCGCCGGCATCATCGTGCTCTACCTGCACGGGCAGGGCGGTAGCCGCAAGCAAGGCGTCGACGACTTCACCTTCGGCGGCAATTTCAACCGCATCAAGAACTTGATGGCCGGCAACAATGGCCTCTATCTCAGCCCGGATTTCCCTGACTTCGGCGACAAAGGCACGGCGCAGGTGGCGGCACTGATCGACCACTATGCCGAACAGTCACCCGGAGCGAAGATTTTTGTCGCTTGCGGTTCGATGGGCGGCGCCCTGTGCTGGAAGCTTGCCTCCAGCACGGATACAGGCGCGCGCATCAGCGGACTTTTGCTGCTCGGCTCGCTGTGGGACGAAAGTTTCTTCTCAAGCCCGGCCTTCAAGCGTCACGTGCCGGTGTTCTTTGGCCAAGGCAGCAAGGACCCGGTGTTCGCGGTGGAGAAGCAGGAAGCCTTCTTCCGCTCCATCGTCGCCAAGTCGAAAACCTACCCAACGCGTTTCGTCCGCTTTGAGACAGGCACCCACGGAACGCCGATCCGCATGACCGACTGGCGCGGCACGCTCAACTGGATGCTTTCGAAGGCGCCGTAG
- a CDS encoding DUF1993 family protein, translating to MTISMYEASVPVFSARLKALSTVLSTAEQNALDRKIDPQVFLTSRLAPDMYALTRQVQIATDHAKGAPSRLAGREVPKYDDSEASFADLEARIAKTLAHLATFSAADIDGSDDKMIELKLGGREISMPGTQYLLHLAMPNFYFHLTTAYDILRHVGVPLGKATFLGAR from the coding sequence GTGACGATATCGATGTACGAGGCATCCGTGCCTGTGTTTTCCGCTCGATTGAAAGCGCTTTCCACTGTGCTGTCGACCGCCGAACAGAATGCGCTTGACCGCAAGATCGACCCTCAAGTGTTTTTGACGTCGCGGCTGGCGCCGGACATGTATGCACTGACAAGACAGGTACAGATCGCCACCGACCATGCCAAAGGCGCGCCATCGCGCCTCGCTGGCCGCGAGGTGCCGAAATACGACGACAGCGAGGCGAGCTTTGCCGACCTGGAAGCACGCATCGCCAAGACGCTCGCCCATCTCGCGACATTCTCGGCCGCCGATATCGACGGTTCGGACGACAAGATGATCGAGCTGAAGCTGGGTGGCCGTGAAATCTCCATGCCCGGCACGCAATATCTGCTGCACCTGGCCATGCCCAATTTCTATTTCCACCTGACCACGGCCTACGACATCTTGCGCCACGTTGGCGTGCCGCTGGGCAAGGCGACGTTCCTGGGCGCGCGCTAA
- a CDS encoding NTP transferase domain-containing protein — protein sequence MKFGPVSIEAAEGAVLAHATTAGERRFRKAHRLSAADVALLRASGVSQVVAAVLASDDLGEDAAAQKIAESMAHRNIEAKPAATGRVNLHAKAAGIFTVDVAMINAINAVDPTITIATLAQHAPVEQDQMVATVKIIPFAVGSALVDSVTAICAGGEIFAVNAYRSVRVGVIQTVLPGIKPSVLDKTLRVTEARLARSGGRLTAERRTPHEVEPVAAAAAALARDNDMVVIFGASAMSDFGDVVPAAIERAGGTVVRAGMPVDPGNLLVLGTLDGKRVIGAPGCARSPKENGFDWVLDRLIAGLDVTAKDIAGMGVGGLLMEIPTRPEPREPMPARAELKVGIVLLAAGRSSRMGGPNKLLALFDAKPLVRRAAERALASKASGIVVVTGHQHERVRAALSGLDVSFADNPDFAEGLSSSLKTGIARLPGDVAGAMIVLGDMPGVSSDDLDRLVEAFRKSGGRSVVRASHDGKRGNPVLLPRSLFPAIAHLEGDTGARHLVEAEGLDVVDVEIGQAAAIDVDTREALEDAGGVLQD from the coding sequence GTGAAATTCGGCCCGGTCTCGATCGAGGCGGCGGAAGGTGCTGTGCTGGCGCATGCCACCACCGCCGGCGAACGGCGGTTCCGCAAGGCGCATAGGCTGAGCGCGGCTGATGTTGCGTTGCTAAGAGCTTCTGGCGTTTCCCAGGTTGTCGCGGCGGTTCTGGCAAGCGATGACCTCGGCGAGGATGCCGCCGCCCAGAAAATCGCCGAGAGCATGGCTCATCGCAACATCGAGGCGAAGCCCGCCGCGACCGGCCGGGTCAATCTCCACGCCAAGGCTGCCGGCATCTTCACTGTCGATGTGGCGATGATCAACGCCATCAACGCTGTCGATCCGACCATCACCATCGCCACGCTGGCGCAGCACGCGCCGGTCGAACAGGATCAGATGGTCGCGACCGTGAAGATCATTCCCTTCGCTGTTGGCTCGGCCCTCGTCGACAGCGTAACGGCGATCTGCGCCGGCGGCGAGATTTTTGCCGTCAATGCCTATCGTTCGGTGCGGGTCGGGGTCATCCAAACGGTGTTGCCCGGCATCAAGCCGAGCGTGCTGGACAAGACGCTGCGCGTCACCGAGGCGCGGCTGGCGCGCTCTGGCGGCAGGCTGACGGCTGAACGGCGTACGCCGCATGAAGTCGAACCGGTGGCGGCGGCCGCCGCCGCGCTGGCGCGTGACAATGACATGGTGGTGATTTTCGGCGCTTCCGCCATGAGCGATTTCGGCGATGTCGTTCCAGCCGCGATCGAACGAGCCGGCGGCACTGTCGTGCGCGCCGGCATGCCGGTTGACCCCGGCAACCTGCTGGTGCTCGGCACGCTGGACGGCAAGCGCGTCATCGGTGCGCCGGGCTGTGCCCGCAGCCCCAAGGAGAATGGCTTCGACTGGGTTCTGGACCGGCTCATCGCCGGCCTTGATGTGACGGCGAAGGATATCGCGGGCATGGGGGTTGGCGGGCTTTTGATGGAGATCCCAACACGGCCAGAGCCGCGTGAACCCATGCCGGCAAGAGCCGAACTGAAGGTTGGCATTGTGCTGCTCGCCGCAGGCCGCTCCAGCCGCATGGGCGGGCCCAACAAGCTGCTCGCCCTGTTCGATGCCAAGCCATTGGTGCGCCGCGCCGCCGAGCGCGCGCTGGCATCGAAAGCCTCCGGGATCGTCGTTGTAACGGGCCATCAGCACGAGCGGGTACGCGCGGCGCTTTCAGGCCTTGATGTAAGCTTTGCCGACAATCCGGATTTTGCCGAAGGCCTGTCCTCGTCGCTGAAAACAGGCATTGCCAGGCTTCCAGGGGATGTCGCCGGCGCGATGATCGTCCTTGGCGACATGCCGGGCGTCTCGTCCGACGATCTCGACAGGCTTGTCGAGGCATTCCGGAAATCCGGCGGCCGCTCCGTCGTACGCGCTTCGCATGACGGCAAGCGCGGCAATCCAGTGCTTCTGCCGCGTTCGCTCTTTCCAGCGATCGCCCATCTCGAAGGTGATACCGGAGCCCGCCATCTGGTCGAGGCTGAAGGGCTCGACGTCGTCGATGTCGAGATCGGCCAGGCAGCGGCCATCGATGTCGACACCCGCGAGGCGCTGGAAGACGCCGGCGGCGTGCTGCAGGATTGA